One Drosophila subobscura isolate 14011-0131.10 chromosome U, UCBerk_Dsub_1.0, whole genome shotgun sequence DNA window includes the following coding sequences:
- the LOC117901610 gene encoding conserved oligomeric Golgi complex subunit 8 codes for MEFVDKMDLENERVLKLIFPDGVPDNLRGNPELDNYLGKLGTYKVEQLKKEQARLADETKSILEQTQDLAISNYKTFITTAENSRSIFNEFRKTEEQVGTLIGKLPEFSGKCEHFLKDSAELNEQRRLNSITLQRNAQLLEILELPQLMERCIREGRYEEALELAAYVQKLGQHQGHISVVNSIVRAVEALWHTMLVQLVAQLRSDLQLPKCLQIVGYLRRMQAFGDNELKLKFLQARDSWLTSCLEAIPTADAQQHLTKTIEITRINLFNIITQYRAIFPEEEAAAKATSGGLRPLQGVSCNGDRLFQAWLHNKINAFLETLEKDLQRGVGSIETVLGQCMYFGLSFSRVGADFRALMAPIVVGVVQRKFVASIEQVNEQFEEELERFTLINKVTLHARKQVDAATLSASEHESFAPPETLMDFYPLAALCNGYLNALNELRLCAPLALATDVTHCLQQSLQLVAQRVLAFYRQEQQAFTGNERESFVKLCSCLAYDLVPYVQRCIHGVFPPQSLTLHLGTSLLQLEQQQLTYLQQTRILEPLKHLLPTKVLVQPQPAQAAVLKPKPSANLPVAAEG; via the exons atGGAATTCGTAGATAAAATGGATTTGGAGAATGAGCGTGTGCTCAAACTGATATTCCCGGATGGTGTGCCAG ACAATCTGCGTGGCAATCCCGAACTGGACAATTACCTCGGCAAGCTGGGCACCTACAAGGTGGAACAGCTGAAAAAGGAGCAGGCACGCCTGGCGGACGAGACCAAGAGCATACTGGAGCAGACCCAGGACCTTGCCATCTCCAACTACAAAACATTCATCACGACGGCGGAGAACTCACGCTCGATATTCAACGAGTTCCGCAAGACGGAGGAGCAGGTGGGCACGCTGATTGGCAAGCTGCCGGAGTTCAGTGGCAAGTGCGAGCACTTCCTGAAGGACTCGGCCGAGCTGAACGAGCAGCGACGCCTCAATTCCATAACGCTGCAGCGGAACGCTCAGCTGCTGGAGATACTCGAGCTGCCGCAGCTGATGGAGCGCTGCATACGCGAGGGACGCTACGAGGAGGCCCTCGAGCTGGCCGCCTACGTGCAGAAGCTCGGCCAGCATCAGGGACACATATCTGTGGTGAAT AGCATTGTGCGCGCCGTGGAGGCCTTGTGGCACACCATGCTGGTGCAGCTGGTGGCCCAGCTGCGTTCGGACTTGCAGCTGCCCAAGTGCCTGCAGATCGTTGGATATCTGCGCCGCATGCAGGCATTCGGCGACaacgagctgaagctgaagttcCTGCAGGCACGCGACTCCTGGCTCACCTCCTGCCTCGAGGCCATTCCCACGGCGGATG CACAGCAGCATCTGACCAAAACCATTGAGATAACGCGCATCAATCTGTTCAACATCATCACCCAGTACCGGGCCATATTCCCCGAGGAAGAGGCCGCTGCCAAGGCGACGAGCGGCGGTCTGCGACCCTTGCAGGGTGTCAGCTGCAACGGCGATCGCCTCTTCCAGGCCTGGCTGCACAACAAA ATCAATGCCTTCCTGGAGACACTCGAAAAGGATCTGCAACGCGGCGTTGGATCCATTGAGACGGTCCTCGGCCAGTGCATGTACTTTGGGCTCTCGTTCAGCCGCGTCGGTGCCGACTTTCGAGCCCTCATGGCGCCCATCGTCGTGGGCGTGGTGCAGCGCAAGTTCGTGGCCAGCATTGAGCAGGTGAACGAGCAgttcgaggaggagctggagagaTTCACGCTGATCAACAAGGTGACGTTGCACGCCCGCAAGCAGGTGGATGCCGCCACGCTGTCTGCCAGCGAGCACGAGTCCTTTGCGCCACCAGAGACGCTGATGGACTTCTACCCGCTGGCCGCCCTCTGCAACGGCTATCTGAATGCGCTGAACGAGCTGCGGCTCTGCGCCCCACTGGCCCTGGCCACAGACGTCACGCACTGCTtgcagcagtcgctgcagctggtggcccAGCGGGTGCTCGCCTTCTAtcgccaggagcagcaggcctTCACGGGCAACGAGCGCGAGAGCTTCGTGAAGCTGTGCTCCTGCCTGGCCTACGATCTGGTGCCCTATGTCCAGCGCTGCATCCACGGCGTCTTCCCGCCCCAGTCGCTCACCCTGCACCTGGGCACAAgcctcctgcagctggagcagcagcagctcaccTATCTGCAGCAGACACGCATCCTAGAGCCCCTCAAGCATCTTCTGCCCACCAAGGTGCTGGTGCAGCCACAGCCTGCCCAGGCAGCCGTTctgaagccaaagcccagCGCCAATCTACCTGTTGCTGCCGAGGGATGA